Below is a genomic region from Salvelinus fontinalis isolate EN_2023a chromosome 2, ASM2944872v1, whole genome shotgun sequence.
AGTTCCTGGAACCGCTTGGAGTCGTGATCATCCTCTCTGAGTTGTGTAAGTTTGAGTGTTAACCTCAGTCTCCCTCCACAAGAAGATGCAGGACTTCGCCTTCGCTGCCCTTTCCATCTGGCTGTGTCTGGGTGCCACCGCCCTGGCAGAGTCCCACGGCCCACAACACTGCAGTAAGGATTATCTGCTCTATATCTACTTGTAGTAGTTAATAGAAAACTGCTGTTACTTGTATGCCTATTTCTGTAATATCGTCAAGGTTCATAGATTTGACAGTCTCTAACTTAAATTATACCTATATGTCTACATATCTCTGAGTTTTAAAATCTGTTTAAATGCCGTTTTTGTCTTTTAGCATCACCTAATATGACTGGGGTCCTGACTGTGGTGAGTTGTCCATTAATCCATTAACCATTATCAATGTCCAGTTTCATGTAAGGATACCGTGTGGCTATATTTCCATTATTTCAAAACCAAACCAGACATTCAGCTCAGGCAATCCTGTTTTAGTCCACTGATGTTTTTGCAGGTACAGAATGGGGTcatactcatctctctctctctctctctctctctctctctctctctctctctctctctctctctctctctctctctctctctctctctctctctctctctttatatcttcctctcgctcttcctctcttgATAAAACAGATGGCCCTTACAGGAGGTGAAATCAAGGCAACTGGACATTACAGCTACGACTCTACGGACAAGAAGCTACGTTTCACTGAAAGTGAGATGCACCTCAACAAGACTGAGCATCTGGAGGACTACCTGATGCTATTTGAAGAGGTAACACTGAGAactaacagaaataaacacttataaGACAACATTTCAGTTGAGTCTAACCCAATTGTAATGCAGATCAGCTGCTTTATAACATCAAAGTATACATGTATAACACACTTGTTACTATGGTTATGACACAGCATTGTCATAACCGAGTCTTcctccatctctaccatctctctcagGGGGTCTTCTATGACATTGACATGAAGAACCAGTCCTGTAAGAAGATGCCTCTGCACTCTCATGCTCACGCTCTTGAACTCCCCGCTGGTGCAGCCCATCAGGTTGAGCTGTTTTTGGGGAGTGACACTGTTCAGGAGGAGAACATCAAAGTGAACATATGGATGGGATCCGTGGCAGAGACTAAGGGTAATTATGATACACATTAGGAGTCAGACTGTCAATGTGATTTTCATTAATGAAGTAATACATTATATatatgatatatactgtatatggttTATATAGCAAGGCTATTGAGGTGTATCAAAGcattcacatacagtatatgtcagtccttctgtctgtctatctatctgatcTCCAGGCCAGTATTCTGTGTTAACTACTGTGGGAGAATGTCTACCACTCAGTACTTTCTACTCAACTGactccatcacactcctcttcagGTGTGTGACATACTTTTAACTTGCTTAAAGCAGTGGTAAGGTCACTGACATGTATGTAAAGTATGCTGCTACCATATTGCCCTATTACAGTACTAGATTTATTTGAAGATTGTAGATTTTGTTCTACACTGTATATCTGATTGTGCTTATGGTGTAGGTTCTTGCATGCCCGAAATATTCATGTGATTTGTCTTTTTCTTACAGCAATTCTGAAGTGGTCACTGAGGTGAAGGCCCCTGAAATGTTCACTCTGCCGTCTTTCTGTGAGGCTGTGGAGCTGGAGGAGACTCCAAAGGGCCAGAAGAATGACTTCTTCAATATTTTCAACACTGTCTGATACAGTGGCACCAGGACCTCCAGCCCCAACCAACCAAGAGCCTGGCAAGCTAATCCACCTAGATGTTTCTCTCACTCTAATGACTACATTTGAGTGTTTTATTACGATCTTTCCTCTTCTGTTAGATAAGATCTGTATTATAATTTACTTTCTTTGTTGATTCCCCTTTGAAGACATTGCATAAAAGATGGATCAGATGTAAAAAGGAAAGGTAATTTCAAGTTGTCATGTTAATGTAATCTCTACATTTGAACAGGATAGATGGACATATAACGTTTGTACCTTACACTAACAATCTGTCACTTTAAGGTCTGCATAGGCAAATAAGATAATAAAAACTCCAAATCTTTTCCAGTctccaaatgtattttttttattacccAAGTCATCTTCAACATCTTCCTCAAGCATACATAAGAATATCTCTTAACCTCTAGCTGAAACTAATTGCAGCAACGTAGCATCTAGCCCCTGTAGCCCACATTGGCTAAACTCTAGTCTCATTAATTAGTCATGCCTTTGATCCAGAACAATAGACTCACTGTCTTTGTCTGTCAGTATTTCTGGGTTAGGTTTACATAAAATGTATTTCACAGACATGGTCACTTGTGGCCTGTTGTAAATGGGGTTCGAAATAACTTTTAAACTATTTCTGGTTAACAGAGAGGGATGTGATACCTGAAAGGCAATGAAGTCATTAAACCCAAAACAAGCAGGGAGACAGAGCGTGAACCCTATCTGGGGTGAGTTGCTGAGCATGAGGCCAGCTGCTGTCCTTGGTGCTGCAGCTGCCAGGGCTGGGACAGTGTGACTGAATGGGACCCTCCAAACATGCTGAAATGTGTAGGCCTACTGGCCCATTTCAGCATCACCACATGGGGCCCACTGCATGGCAGCAGTTGCAGCAGTGGGGGACTAGTCCATGTATGAAATTAAACTGTCATAGCAACGCTATGAATCAGGCCTACCTAATTTATTCCTGGAGGAGAGAACATTATTTTGTTTTCTGTAACACTAAGTGCGTGGACTTAATTGCATATATGGCCGTGGACCTAGGCAAGTCACAGGTAATCAGTCTGGCACTGCTTTTCCATTGACAGTAAAATAATAATAGGCTGTGAGCGTTGAGGTGGGTCACGTATCGATCACCCCTTTGCCGCTAGCCCATCCGTGCAAGTCTAGACCTTGAGTAACAGGAATAATTGAATGCACTTTCAGATAAGGAACATGTTTGTTGTTAATTAATTACAGTAAAGCTTAGTTCCTCGCGGTCTTCATAGCAaataggcctaatgtgcgtaatAACGTGGGACATCGGCTTGCTATTCGGATGAACGATACATTTTAACTGGCGATTACTTTGAAATTGGTCACACGGTGACTATTTCACATTGAACCATGGCGATTGCACACGTTGCTACAGAATACGTTTTCTCCGACTTTTTATTGAAGGATCCAACACAGTCGAAGCACAAAGGAGTGCGTCTGGAGCTGGCGGTAGACAAAATTGTAACTTTCATCGCGGTTTGTCTCCCTTTGTTACTTATTTCGCTCGCGTTTGCCCAGGAGGTGTCAGTAGGTGAGTTGAATTACTGATAGACTATCAGAACACATGCTAAAATGTTAAAATCGGTCGGATAAAAGCATCTGGGTCAAACATAGAAATGGATAAAATAGCATTATCTGTAGAATTAGAGCACATCAGAGCAGACTATTGGTTATCGGCGGACAAACTCTGTCTTTCTGTGTTTAGTTCGAGCAGTCCACTGCAGTCAATCACTGTAGGCCTAAAATATAAAACACTGCTTCAATGATTTCAGTGCCAATATTTACACGAAAGGATTCTTGCATTCTCATCAGATGATCTCGCAAACATGTCTAATCCCTGGGTCGTTCTATGTCTGCTTCATAGAGCCCATAACTGCAATTCAGACCACCACCATCTgtcaaaggaaaacaggctattTTACTGAAATGTGTCGCCCCAGATTAACCTATCCAATATTGTTAAATGTTGATCTTGTTAAAACAGCTGTGTTGCTTGTCTCTCCAAATGTAGTCTTAGTTACATTTTAGCCTTCTTGTCCTGTGTGTTGTTCGAGAGCAGGCTCACCGTGCCGCCAATCTGCGTGAAGCAACAGTTAGATTGTAGCTCTTTGAAAATGACTCAACCTCGTAAACTAATCCACACGCTCCCACACCTCTCCTTTCACTGCTTTCTATATTTTATCCTTTCTCTAAAAATATTTATACTGAATAAAGTGACTGAGAGGTTGCAGGTAGATAAACAGGTCTGTGAGTGAAGATATAGCCTAATTAGAGCAAATGAAATCACATGGGAAAATAATTGAAGTCTAATGCTGAGTTCCAGGCTAATTGTCAGTGTGGCAGTGTGTCTATATCAGCCATAGAGATCCATTATGTTCCGTTTGATTCTGTAGTAACAGCACTGTAAACACTCCCTGCTCTCATCTATTCTTCTGCAGACTACACATGTATTATGTGTACATGACAGTTTTGGCAGGGATCCATGGGGTTTGGGGTGGCAGTGACTTTTTCTGTGCTTTCCATAGGCCATCCCAGCAACATGTTTCACCAAAGAAACGGATTTGCGCTGTGGATGTGTGATCCAAACATATGTGTGAAATAACATAGATAATATATTTATTATCAAGAATGAAAGCATTTTAGTTAGTATTTAAAGGGTTACGCATCAAGCAAATAACTAGGATACAGTGGAAATCTATTTATTTTTGCCGTCCAACCTCTGCACTATGGGACAACAACAAGCACATAAATAACTGGAGGGGACAGTTACTGACAGAAACTCAACGTCCACTGGAAACTGTCCACTGCCCACCACCAACTGAGAAAGTAGATAACAGCTAGAGCCCACACTGGtcctatttcaaatcaaatcagttTATtacaagtttatttgtcacatgcgccgaatacaacaggtgtagaccttacagtgaaatgcttacttacaggctctaaccaatagtgcaaaaaaggtatttccTGTGTCTTCTTCCTTCAACACTAGGCTGTGTACACTTACTATTCTTTCCATTCTGGAGTGGCCCATTCTAACCCTGTACTCCAATCCCTTTATGTCGGAATGCAGGTACCCAGATCAGCTGTTTTGCCTCTACGAACTTCTCGCGGCGACAAGCGGCCTATGTTGACTCCTTCTGCTGGGCGGAGGTGCAGGAGCAGCAACCCAGCATTGTTGGAGTCAAGGGCGCGCCCCTGTGGCTGCACAAGGTACAGACCCTCCTCAGTTATCCAAGACCAATATGAGGACGTGCCCTGTGTCCCAATTCTCCTACCTTTCTCAAAGTGTGCATTTGTCCTCTTCTCCCCTTGCACAACTCACAAGTGTTTACTTACTATAGGGAAGAACGTAGAGAATTGGGACACAAAGGTGGACTGTGTGGATTCAACATACAAAAAGCCATAATGTACTGTATTATTGTGGGTCAGTGGTCGGAGTGAAGGGGAGCTTCAGTCAGTATGAGTGTGATTGATCTGTTAATGTGGCCCTAACAGTTATGGCTGCATGGGGAGTTGTTGAATAACGCTTTTCACTGGTAATCTCAACGCAGCATCACATTTGGAATATTTATGATTGTGGTACCCACCTAAACTCTCAGGAGCAGGGCTTAAATCAGGCCACACTGTCAAGTAGAGTCAACACTCTTCATCTACattaagccagcagcataccacccttcataccactgctggcttgcttctgaagctaagcagggttggtcctggtcagtccctggatgggagaccagatgctgctggaagtggtgttggagggccagtaggaggcactctttcctctggtctaaaaaaaatatcccaataccccagggcagtgattggggacactgccctgtgtagggtgccgtctttcggatgggacgttaaacgggtgtcctgactctctgaggtcattaaagatcccatggcacttatcgtaagagtaggggtgttaaccccggtgtcctggctaacttcccaatctggccctcaaaccatcatggtcacctaataatccccagtttacaattggctcattcatccccctcctctcccctgtaactattccccaggtcgttgctgcaaatgagaacgtgttctcagtcaacttacctggtaaaataacggtaaaataaataaataaaattaaagcCCTATTACCATAGACTCTACAATTATAATTATGCAGCCTCTTCTCAGACGACTGGGAGAGATACTTAGAGGGTTTCTTGATGAGATGAATAATATCTCCATATGCAGGTTTAATAATAATCCAATCAAAtcgaattttatttgtcacatgcgccaaatacaacaggtgcagaccttacagtgaaatgctttcttacaagcccttaaccaacaatgcagttttaagaaaaataagtgttaagaaagtatttactaaataaacaaagttttgaaaaaaataagaaaaaatacataaaataaaagaggaacaataaaataacagtaatgaggctatatacagaggtaattgaggtaatagtttggtagaggtaaagtgactatgcatagataataaacatagAGAAGCAGCAGCGCTGTGCGGTAaaagaaagaacagtctatgactagggtgacagGAGTTTTTGCcaatttttaggtccttcctATAATAATATCTCCATAATGCATGTCATTATGTTATAATCTGTCCTTGTAGTCGAGGAATTACAATCACCACCGGTTAGAAGGAGAATTTAACATCTAAATTGGAGTGACATTGTTCAAAACTTTCCCAAACGTTGAGTCACAACATTCATCATAGTTCCAGGTGTATTAATTTGGTTTACTTCTGTGGCTCATACCAATGTGGGTCACACCAATCTTCTGTATTTTCTACAGTCAGTTCATGTGGATTTGTCATCTTTCTGGTTCTCATTTTTAAATGAGTCATGCAATTCTTGCTTTCTTTTTggttccctctctcaccctcttttattcccctctgccctcctcttcCAGTTCTTCCCCTACATCCTCCTGTTGTTGGCCATCCTCATGTACATCCCTGCTCTGTTCTGGCGCTTCATGGCtgccccccacctctcctctgacCTCAACTTCATCATGGAAGAGCTGGACCGCTCCTATAACCGAACCATCAGACTGGCCAAAAGCCTGGCCTCATCTATAGACACCAAAAATGTCTCTGACGACCCCCCCAGATAAACACTGCAGGGAGACCTTGATCACTTCGAGCCTCCATCAACTTTAGATTACTTAGGTTAATTCTTTCTCTCTTCCACCTGAGCTCAAGACTCCTAAGGGCCAGATGTGCTAAGCATTTGCACTCTTTTTTTCAAAAGTGAGAATAAAGTTTAGGATATAAGATAGTATAGTGATAATGGCTCGTTCAGAATAACAAATAATGGAATCTATAGAGGTAAAAGGAATTTTTGTTTGCTTATGTTAGCCTGCTAGTTATGCAGTCTGAAACAATGTTGGACTGATATAGTTAAAACAGCAGAGAGTTGTTTGCCTGCGGCTGTAGAGGTAAACCTGACGTTTCTCCCCCATTAGTTTCATTAACAGGATGGCTTAGCGTAGAAACACATCAGAAAAACACACCATGACCTTTTCAGAACAGCTACTGTTGCCTCACAATGTTCTCATTTCCAGATGTCCATCAATGGAGTGTAGTGCCATCAGAGGACAAAGAGTTCCTATGACAGTTTGTGAGAAACTGTGAGAGTTTTAGATTAGATAAAATGTTCAATATTTTAATTGAGaggatcagagagaaagagagagagaaactttaTTAGTCAGAAGAAAAAGTAGTAAGAAATGGACTGATTTGAAAAAAATAGTTGAAATAATTTGTTTGGCTTGGCACCAGTGGAGACTATGCTGAACCCAGCCAGGCTATCAGATACAGTGTGTCTCTTTGTCTGAACTTGAtattgtaacggtagtcctcctcctcttcatccgaagaggaggagcatggattgaaccaaaacgcagcttctaaagttgacatatttatttacagaaaacacgaaaacacgaacttcactataacctaacaaaacaacaaaacggagtagacaaacctggacatgcgaactcacatacaacgcagaactcacgaacaggaaaatagactacacaaaagaacgatatacaaaacaaaccgaacagtcccgtatggtgcgacaaacactgacacaggagacaaccacccacaacgaacactgtgaaacaacctacctaaatatgactctcaattagaggaaaacgcaaaacacctgcctctaattaagagccataccaggcaacccttaaaccaacatagaaacagaaaacatagaatgcccacccaaactcacgtcctgaccaactaacacatacaacaaactaacagaaataggtcaggaacgtgacagatatagGCAGAACTGTTCATTAGATCAGTAATAGAGAGTGGGGGAATATGCTCAACTCTATTTTATTCAATAAACAGTGCTTAGAAGAATGCTGCAGTAGCCTAGGGTCAAATTGCATAGTAGAACTATAAAAAATATATCCAGCACTCACTTGATGAAGTTGCATCGATTCTTAAAAATATAATGTAATGCACGCATATGTACAAACACGCTCAAATTAATCATGTAGGTTAGCTCAGAGATTTTGCCTCAAATACACAAAATAAATGTAACACAACTGCATCACAGTGATGCCGGTCCCTTTTTCTAGAACATATACTATCCGGCTCCACCTAATCTCCTTGTGGTGTGTTGTGATGGCAGTGCCCTGGACCTGACTGAGGGCTGCTTTAAATACCCCCTGGTGGAGCAGTACCTGAAGACCAAACGTTTCTCCCGCTGGCAGGTGGTGAAGTACGGCGTGTTGGGTGTTTACCCTGCTCACCCTGCTGTTGGCCTGTCTCAACCTTGGTTACTACATCCGCCTGGCCTCCTTCACCGATGAGTTTGCCTGTGATGTGCCGGACGGGGTTGCTGAGGAACAACAGTGCGGTGGCGGTGCAGTGTAAGCTGCTGGCGGTAGGGGTGTTCAGGCTGCTAAGCTAAATCAACCTGGGAGTGtacatcctgctgtctccccTGGTGGTGTACGCTACCCTGGGCCCGGCCACACAGAGCTCACGCTTCCTCCGGCCCTACGAGATGTTGCCAACCTTCGATGCTCTGGACCTGGATACAACCTTCTACAACGACCTCAGCATGTACCTGCTCTTCCTGGAGGATAACCTCAGTGAGTTTAAGTCTTGTACGTGTCTGCAGGTGGGTAACAACACTTCAATATGTGTTTAGTCAAATTATATGGTAATTTATGCAGAAACatttatccatgcatttgttacttctaggttagactactgcaatgctctactttccggctacccggataaagcactaaataaacttcagttagtgataaatacggctgctagaatcctgactagaaccaagaaatttgatcatattactccagtgctagcttccctacactggcttcctgttaaggcaagggctgatttcaaggttttactgttaacctataaagtgttacatgggcttgctcctacctatctttctgagtTGGTTCTGCCgtgcatacctacacgtacgctacagtcacaagacgcaggcctcctaattgtccctagaattactaagcaaacagctggaggcagggctttctcctatagatctccatttttatgaaacggtctgcctacccatgtgagagacgcagactcggtctcaacctttaagtctttactgaagacttatctcttcagtaggtcatatgattgagtgtagtctggcccaggagtgtgaaggtgaacggaaaggctctggagcaacgaaccgcccttgctgtctctgcctggccggtacccctctctccactgggattctctgcctctaaccctattacaggggctgagtcactggcttactggtgctctttcatgccgtccctaggaggggtgcgtcacttgagtgggttgagttactgacgtgatcttcctgtctgggttggcgccccccccttggtttgtgctgtggtggagatctttgtgggctatactcggccttgtctcaggattgaaagttggtggttgaagatatccctctagtggtgcgggggctgtgctttggcaaagtgggtggggttat
It encodes:
- the LOC129816413 gene encoding ependymin-2, which translates into the protein MQDFAFAALSIWLCLGATALAESHGPQHCTSPNMTGVLTVMALTGGEIKATGHYSYDSTDKKLRFTESEMHLNKTEHLEDYLMLFEEGVFYDIDMKNQSCKKMPLHSHAHALELPAGAAHQVELFLGSDTVQEENIKVNIWMGSVAETKGQYSVLTTVGECLPLSTFYSTDSITLLFSNSEVVTEVKAPEMFTLPSFCEAVELEETPKGQKNDFFNIFNTV